The Lacticaseibacillus pabuli region TATGGGATGCAATTTGACCTCGTGAGCCTGGACTTGCACAAAGATAAGCGGGTCGAAGGTAACATCGAGACAGAGTATGAGCACAAATTCAGTTCAAAGGGTGGGCGGATTTACGAATTACTCGCTAAATTCAAGCACTAATCGCGTAGTGTAACCTGGCCATTGACATCATTTGCGACAAAGGCGACGGTTTCACGACGCCCATTGATGTTGGTGATGACGCCGCCGCGGTATTGCGGGACGTTAGCCCGCACTGTGGGCGTCTCTTCAATCCATCCGCCGACAACAGAAGGACCAGCCATGTGCTGGGCCTTTTTTAGATAGTCGCGGGTGCGTGCTGCGCGAACCTGTTGCGTGTGTTGCGCAGCGAGGGCGGCACAAACAGCACCGGCAGCGGTTAAAGCAATGAGCGTCAATTTCGTATTTTTTTGCATGGCGATTCCTCCATAGCTGCATTATACGACTACCTGGGGACGCTGGAAATATTGTCAGGGATACAGTAGAATAGTTGTTTGGAAAAAGTGTCCGGTGAATGGACGCAAAAAGGAGAACGATTAAATGCTGATTACTAGTTACAGCCCCAAGGTTTTGGGTGATACCTTGATTGCCATTACTGCGCGCGATGAGGCTTCTCAGCGCTCTGAACGTCAGGGCGACATTGTCCAAATCAAGGGCAAATCCGGTCAGCTGCTGGGCTACAACTTTTTTAACGCCAGCAAGATTTTGTCCGATTTGGGCAACAACGATGGTCAGGTTTTCCTCAGCGCAGAACAAGTTGCTGCCCTTAATGCCGCCATCACTGCTGCCGGATTTACCGACGAACTGGAACTGGATGAGACACCCAAGTTTGTCATCGGGGTCGTGACAGAATTCAAAGCACATCCTGATTCCGACCACCTCCACGTTGCACAGGTTGACCTGGGCAATGGCTTGGTTAAGCAAATTGTCTGCGGGGCACCAAACGCTGCTTTGGGTCAGCATGCGGTTGCCGCACTCCCAGGGGCAATGATGCCTGATGGTAAATTAATCTGGCCTGGCGCACTGCGCGGGGTTGATAGTTACGGGATGCTTTGCTCGGCACGTGAACTCGGGTTGCCAAATGCCCCTCAAAAGCGCGGCATCCTGGTCCTTCCAGATTCCGTACCTGCAGGGACACCATTTGATTTCGACAAGGCCGAGGCATTCTTGGCTGCAAATCAAGACTAATTTGGGCATGTAGGGGTCGCCGCGGCGGCCTTTTTTTTTGTCGTGCTAAGGGCTGAAAATCGGCCCATCTGCTTAAAATTTGAACCATCATGCAAGCAGTTCATTAGAAGCGCATTAGTTTGTGCTATTATTG contains the following coding sequences:
- the ytpR gene encoding YtpR family tRNA-binding protein translates to MLITSYSPKVLGDTLIAITARDEASQRSERQGDIVQIKGKSGQLLGYNFFNASKILSDLGNNDGQVFLSAEQVAALNAAITAAGFTDELELDETPKFVIGVVTEFKAHPDSDHLHVAQVDLGNGLVKQIVCGAPNAALGQHAVAALPGAMMPDGKLIWPGALRGVDSYGMLCSARELGLPNAPQKRGILVLPDSVPAGTPFDFDKAEAFLAANQD